Proteins from a genomic interval of Streptomyces sp. NBC_01445:
- the tkt gene encoding transketolase: MSTQTPDALGPFEWSDLDRRAVDTARLLAADAVQQVGNGHPGTAMSLAPAAYTLFQKVMRHDPADPEWTGRDRFVLSPGHTSLTLYTQLFLSGYELELDDLKAFRTHGSKTPGHPEYGHTAGVETTTGPLGQGVANAVGMAMAARYERGLFDPEAPEGESPFDHTIWAIVSDGDLEEGISAEASSLAGHQKLGNLVFVYDDNHISIEGDTATAFSEDVLKRYEAYGWHVQRIEPKADGDTDVHALYEALAAAKADTGRPSIIAMRTIIAWPAPNAQNTEASHGSALGAEEIAATKRVLGFDPEQTFEVADDVIAHTRGALDRGADAHAEWDKRLGEWRTAEPERSALLDRIVAGRLPEGWEQALPSFDEGTKVATRAASGKVLQALGPVIPELWGGSADLAGSNNTTIDKASSFLPKGNPLPEADPYGRTIHFGIREHSMAAEMNGIALHGNTRIYGGTFLVFSDYMRNAVRLSALMQLPVTYVWTHDSIGLGEDGPTHQPVEHLASLRAIPGLNIVRPADANETAVAWREILRRGTTKPAPHGLALTRQGVPTYELDEQAAKGGYVLREASTATPGLILIATGSEVHLAVAAREQLEAEGVGTRVVSMPSVEWFEEQSQDYKDSVLPSSVKARVAVEAGIGLTWYRYVGDAGRIVSLEHFGASADAATLFAEYGFTADNIAAQARESLTAARA, encoded by the coding sequence ATGAGCACGCAGACACCGGACGCCCTCGGCCCCTTCGAGTGGAGTGACCTCGACCGGCGTGCCGTCGACACCGCGCGCCTGCTCGCGGCCGACGCCGTACAGCAGGTCGGCAACGGCCACCCCGGCACGGCGATGAGCCTGGCCCCCGCCGCGTACACCCTTTTCCAGAAGGTCATGCGCCACGACCCGGCCGACCCCGAGTGGACCGGCCGCGACCGCTTCGTCCTCTCTCCGGGCCACACCAGCCTCACCCTCTACACGCAGCTCTTCCTCTCCGGCTACGAGCTGGAGCTCGACGACCTGAAGGCGTTCCGCACCCACGGTTCGAAGACGCCCGGCCACCCCGAGTACGGCCACACCGCCGGTGTCGAGACGACGACCGGCCCGCTCGGCCAGGGCGTCGCCAACGCCGTCGGCATGGCGATGGCCGCCCGCTACGAGCGCGGCCTCTTCGACCCCGAGGCCCCCGAGGGTGAGTCCCCCTTCGACCACACCATCTGGGCGATCGTCTCCGACGGCGACCTGGAGGAGGGCATCTCCGCCGAGGCATCCTCCCTCGCCGGCCACCAGAAGCTCGGCAACCTCGTCTTCGTCTACGACGACAACCACATCTCCATCGAGGGCGACACCGCCACCGCGTTCTCCGAGGACGTCCTCAAGCGCTACGAGGCCTACGGCTGGCACGTCCAGCGCATCGAGCCCAAGGCCGACGGCGACACCGACGTGCACGCCCTGTACGAGGCCCTGGCCGCGGCGAAGGCCGACACCGGCCGCCCGTCCATCATCGCGATGCGCACGATCATCGCCTGGCCCGCCCCGAACGCGCAGAACACCGAGGCCTCCCACGGCTCCGCGCTCGGCGCCGAGGAGATCGCCGCCACCAAGCGCGTCCTCGGCTTCGACCCGGAGCAGACGTTCGAGGTCGCCGACGACGTCATCGCCCACACCCGCGGGGCCCTCGACCGCGGCGCCGACGCGCACGCCGAGTGGGACAAGCGGCTCGGCGAGTGGCGCACGGCCGAGCCCGAGCGCTCCGCCCTCCTCGACCGCATCGTCGCCGGCCGCCTCCCCGAGGGCTGGGAGCAGGCGCTCCCGTCCTTCGACGAGGGCACGAAGGTCGCGACGCGCGCCGCGTCCGGCAAGGTCCTCCAGGCGCTCGGCCCGGTCATCCCCGAGCTGTGGGGCGGCTCGGCCGACCTGGCGGGCTCGAACAACACGACGATCGACAAGGCCAGTTCCTTCTTGCCCAAGGGCAACCCGCTGCCGGAGGCCGACCCGTACGGCCGCACGATCCACTTCGGTATCCGCGAGCACTCGATGGCTGCCGAGATGAACGGCATCGCGCTGCACGGCAACACCCGCATCTACGGCGGCACGTTCCTCGTCTTCTCGGACTACATGCGCAACGCCGTCCGGCTGTCCGCGCTGATGCAGCTCCCCGTCACGTACGTGTGGACCCACGACTCCATCGGCCTGGGCGAGGACGGCCCCACGCACCAGCCCGTCGAGCACCTCGCCTCCCTGCGCGCCATCCCGGGTCTGAACATCGTCCGCCCGGCCGACGCCAACGAGACCGCTGTCGCCTGGCGCGAGATCCTGCGCCGCGGCACCACGAAGCCCGCCCCGCACGGCCTCGCGCTGACCCGCCAGGGCGTGCCCACGTACGAGCTCGACGAGCAGGCGGCTAAGGGCGGTTACGTTCTGCGTGAGGCGTCCACCGCGACGCCCGGCCTCATCCTGATCGCGACCGGCTCCGAGGTGCACCTCGCCGTGGCCGCCCGTGAGCAGCTGGAGGCCGAGGGGGTCGGCACGCGCGTCGTGTCGATGCCGTCCGTCGAGTGGTTCGAGGAGCAGTCGCAGGACTACAAGGACAGCGTCCTGCCGTCGTCCGTGAAGGCGCGCGTCGCCGTCGAGGCCGGCATCGGTCTGACCTGGTACCGCTACGTCGGCGACGCCGGCCGCATCGTCTCCCTGGAGCACTTCGGCGCCTCCGCCGACGCCGCGACGCTCTTCGCCGAGTACGGCTTCACCGCCGACAACATCGCCGCCCAGGCGCGCGAGTCCCTCACCGCCGCCCGCGCCTGA
- the tal gene encoding transaldolase, whose product MSNADSTVTPLKSLAGEGVSIWLDDLSRKRIESGNLAELIENSHVVGVTTNPSIFQAAIGSGEGYEEQLADLATRGVTVDEAVRMMTTADVRAAADILRPVYDATQGRDGRVSIEVDPRLAHDTTATVAEAKQLSWLVDRPNVMIKIPATKAGLPAITEVIGLGISVNVTLIFSLDRYKAVMDAYLAGLEKAQAAGIDLAGIHSVASFFVSRVDAEIDKRLDQVGSDEAKSLKGKAALANARLAYEAYEEVFASERAGKLEAAGANKQRPLWASTGVKDPAYKDTLYVDELVAPGTVNTMPEATLKATADHGVITGDTVTGGYEQARTDLKAVDALGISYDEVVQQLEDEGVAKFDVAWNDLLGTVAGRLADKEAQAK is encoded by the coding sequence ATGAGCAACGCCGACTCCACCGTCACGCCCCTCAAGTCCCTTGCCGGCGAAGGCGTTTCCATCTGGCTGGACGACCTGTCCCGCAAGCGCATCGAGTCCGGCAACCTCGCCGAACTGATCGAGAACAGCCACGTCGTGGGCGTCACGACGAACCCCTCGATCTTCCAGGCGGCCATCGGCTCCGGTGAGGGTTACGAGGAGCAGCTCGCCGACCTCGCCACCCGCGGCGTCACCGTCGACGAGGCGGTCCGCATGATGACCACCGCCGACGTCCGCGCCGCCGCCGACATCCTGCGCCCCGTGTACGACGCGACGCAGGGCCGCGACGGCCGCGTCTCCATCGAGGTCGACCCGCGCCTCGCCCACGACACGACGGCCACCGTCGCCGAGGCCAAGCAGCTGTCCTGGCTGGTCGACCGCCCGAACGTCATGATCAAGATCCCTGCGACGAAGGCGGGTCTCCCGGCCATCACCGAGGTCATCGGCCTCGGCATCAGCGTCAACGTCACCCTGATCTTCTCCCTCGACCGCTACAAGGCCGTCATGGACGCCTACCTCGCGGGCCTGGAGAAGGCGCAGGCCGCGGGCATCGACCTGGCGGGCATCCACTCCGTCGCCTCCTTCTTCGTCTCGCGCGTCGACGCCGAGATCGACAAGCGGCTCGACCAGGTCGGCAGCGACGAGGCCAAGTCCCTCAAGGGCAAGGCCGCCCTCGCCAACGCCCGTCTCGCGTACGAGGCGTACGAAGAGGTCTTCGCCTCCGAGCGTGCGGGCAAGCTGGAGGCGGCCGGCGCCAACAAGCAGCGCCCGCTGTGGGCCTCCACCGGCGTCAAGGACCCCGCGTACAAGGACACCCTGTACGTCGACGAGCTCGTCGCCCCGGGCACGGTCAACACCATGCCGGAGGCCACCCTGAAGGCCACCGCCGACCACGGCGTGATCACCGGCGACACGGTGACGGGCGGCTACGAGCAGGCGCGCACCGACCTCAAGGCCGTCGACGCGCTCGGCATCTCCTACGACGAGGTCGTGCAGCAGCTGGAGGACGAGGGCGTCGCCAAGTTCGACGTGGCGTGGAACGACCTGCTCGGCACGGTCGCCGGCCGCCTCGCCGACAAGGAGGCGCAGGCCAAGTGA
- the zwf gene encoding glucose-6-phosphate dehydrogenase, which translates to MSTTAWQNPLRDPRDRRLPRIAGPSGLVIFGVTGDLSRKKLMPAVYDLANRGLLPPGFSLVGFARRDWEDQDFAQVVHDAVREHSRTEFREEVWQQLAEGMRFIPGDFDDDTAFKQLREAVDDLDEKRGTSGNYAFYLSVPPKFFPQVVQQLKKHGLADGPEGSWRRAVIEKPFGHDLASARELNAIVHDVFAPDQVFRIDHYLGKETVQNILALRFANQMYEPIWNRSYVDHVQITMAEDIGIGGRAGYYDGIGAARDVIQNHLLQLMALTAMEEPASFDAESLLTEKLKVLKSVRLPENLGEHTVRAQYAAGWQGGEKVPGYLQEDGIDPKSKTDTYAAVKLEVDNRRWAGVPFYLRTGKRLGRRVTEIAVVFQRAPHSPFDSTATEELGQNAVVIRVQPDEGMTVRFGSKVPGTSMEIRDVSMDFAYGESFTESSPEAYERLILDVLLGDANLFPRTEEVEESWKILDPIEGHWDTHGRPAQYASGSWGPKEADEMLARDGRSWRRP; encoded by the coding sequence GTGAGCACCACTGCTTGGCAGAACCCGCTGAGGGACCCCCGCGACCGCCGCCTGCCGCGCATCGCGGGCCCCTCCGGCCTCGTCATCTTCGGCGTCACGGGCGACCTGTCCCGCAAGAAGCTGATGCCGGCGGTCTACGACCTCGCCAACCGCGGACTGCTGCCGCCGGGCTTCTCGCTCGTCGGCTTCGCCCGCCGCGACTGGGAGGACCAGGACTTCGCCCAGGTCGTCCACGACGCGGTGCGCGAGCACTCCCGCACCGAGTTCCGCGAGGAAGTCTGGCAGCAGCTCGCCGAGGGCATGCGCTTCATCCCCGGCGACTTCGACGACGACACGGCCTTCAAGCAGCTGCGCGAGGCCGTCGACGACCTCGACGAGAAGCGCGGCACCAGCGGTAACTACGCCTTCTACCTCTCCGTGCCGCCGAAGTTCTTCCCGCAGGTCGTGCAGCAGCTCAAGAAGCACGGCCTCGCCGACGGACCCGAGGGCTCCTGGCGCCGCGCCGTCATCGAGAAGCCGTTCGGCCACGACCTGGCCAGCGCCCGCGAACTCAACGCGATCGTGCACGACGTCTTCGCCCCGGACCAGGTCTTCCGCATCGACCACTACCTCGGCAAGGAGACCGTCCAGAACATCCTGGCCCTCCGCTTCGCCAACCAGATGTACGAACCCATCTGGAACCGGAGTTACGTCGACCACGTGCAGATCACGATGGCCGAGGACATCGGCATCGGCGGCCGCGCCGGCTACTACGACGGCATCGGCGCCGCCCGCGACGTCATCCAGAACCACCTCCTCCAGCTCATGGCCCTCACCGCCATGGAGGAGCCGGCCTCCTTCGACGCCGAGTCGCTCCTCACCGAGAAGCTCAAGGTCCTCAAGTCGGTGCGGCTGCCCGAGAACCTCGGCGAGCACACCGTCCGCGCCCAGTACGCGGCCGGCTGGCAGGGCGGCGAGAAGGTCCCCGGCTACCTCCAGGAAGACGGCATCGACCCCAAGTCGAAGACCGACACCTATGCGGCCGTCAAGCTGGAGGTCGACAACCGCCGTTGGGCGGGCGTCCCCTTCTACCTGCGCACCGGCAAGCGCCTCGGCCGCCGCGTCACCGAGATCGCCGTCGTCTTCCAGCGCGCCCCGCACTCCCCGTTCGACTCCACCGCCACGGAGGAACTCGGCCAGAACGCCGTGGTCATCCGCGTCCAGCCCGACGAGGGCATGACCGTACGCTTCGGCTCGAAGGTCCCGGGTACCTCGATGGAGATCCGGGACGTGTCGATGGACTTCGCCTACGGCGAGTCCTTCACCGAGTCCAGCCCGGAGGCGTACGAACGGCTCATCCTGGACGTCCTGCTCGGCGATGCCAACCTCTTCCCCCGCACGGAGGAGGTGGAGGAGTCCTGGAAGATCCTCGACCCGATCGAGGGCCACTGGGACACCCACGGCCGGCCCGCGCAGTACGCCTCGGGAAGCTGGGGCCCGAAGGAAGCGGACGAGATGCTCGCACGAGACGGACGGAGCTGGCGCAGGCCATGA
- the opcA gene encoding glucose-6-phosphate dehydrogenase assembly protein OpcA, whose amino-acid sequence MKIDLTDTTASKVNKALVEGRRAIGTPAVGMVLTMVIVTDEENAYDSIKAAEEASREHPSRTLVVIKRHARSPRDRQGNRLDAEVRVGADAGTGETVLLRLYGEVGQHADSVVLPLLLPDAPVVVWWPVDAPDVPAKDPLGALAQRRITDAYAVEDPLSALAARAASYAPGDTDLAWTRLTPWRSMLAAALDQAGAEITSAAVESEAENPSAELLARWLGARLGVPVDRVTTAGPVVTAVRLGTAGGEIRIDRPEGPLAQLTLPGQPQRTLALKVRTTSELIAEELRRLDADEMYAVALRGDGTKERVQHA is encoded by the coding sequence ATGAAGATCGACCTCACCGACACGACGGCAAGCAAGGTCAACAAGGCCCTGGTGGAAGGCCGCAGGGCGATTGGCACCCCGGCCGTGGGCATGGTCCTCACGATGGTCATCGTGACCGACGAGGAGAACGCCTACGACTCCATCAAGGCCGCCGAGGAGGCCTCCCGCGAGCACCCCTCGCGCACCCTCGTCGTGATCAAGCGGCACGCCCGCTCGCCCCGCGACCGCCAGGGCAACCGCCTCGACGCCGAGGTGCGCGTCGGCGCGGACGCCGGCACCGGCGAGACCGTCCTGCTGCGCCTGTACGGCGAGGTCGGCCAGCACGCCGACTCCGTCGTCCTGCCGCTGCTGCTCCCGGACGCACCCGTCGTCGTCTGGTGGCCGGTCGACGCCCCCGATGTCCCCGCCAAGGACCCCCTGGGTGCGCTCGCCCAGCGCCGTATCACCGACGCGTACGCCGTCGAGGACCCGCTGTCCGCGCTGGCCGCCCGCGCCGCCTCGTACGCCCCCGGCGACACGGACCTCGCCTGGACCCGCCTCACGCCGTGGCGCTCCATGCTGGCCGCCGCCCTCGACCAGGCCGGCGCCGAGATCACTTCGGCGGCCGTCGAGAGCGAGGCCGAGAACCCCAGCGCCGAACTGCTCGCCCGCTGGCTGGGCGCCCGCCTCGGCGTGCCCGTCGACCGCGTCACCACCGCGGGCCCGGTCGTCACGGCCGTCCGCCTCGGCACGGCCGGCGGCGAGATCCGCATCGACCGTCCCGAGGGCCCCCTCGCGCAGCTCACCCTGCCCGGCCAGCCGCAGCGCACCCTGGCCCTCAAGGTCCGCACCACCTCCGAGCTGATCGCCGAAGAACTCCGCCGCCTCGACGCGGACGAGATGTACGCCGTCGCTCTGCGCGGCGACGGCACCAAGGAGCGCGTTCAACATGCCTGA
- the pgi gene encoding glucose-6-phosphate isomerase produces MPDTTPHLTVRPQWTALSDHRAKQRQVHLRDLFTTDPDRAARYTVEVGDLHIDYSKHLITDETLALLQELATATDVFGQRDAMFRGEKINTTEDRAVLHTALRAPRDAVIEVDGVDVVPQVHAVLDKMAAFADRVRSGQWTGHTGKRIKNVVNIGIGGSDLGPAMAYEVLRSFTDRDLTVRFVSNVDGADLHEAVRDLDPAETLFVIASKTFTTIETITNATSARSWLLDALGDDSAVAKHFVALSTNAEKVADFGIDTANMFEFWDWVGGRYSYDSAIGLSLMIAIGPDAFREMLDGFHLVDEHFRTAPAEANAPLLMGLLGIWYGNFHGAQSHAVLPYSHYLSKFTAYLQQLDMESNGKSVDREGRPVDWQTGPVVWGTPGTNGQHAYYQLIHQGTKLIPADLIGFARPVGELTAQLADQHDLLMANLFAQGQALAFGKTADEVRAEGVPEAQVPHRTFKGNHPTTTVLAKELTPSVLGQLIALYEHKVFVQGAVWNIDSFDQWGVELGKVLARRVEPALTQDADVPGLDASTQALVATYRTLRKK; encoded by the coding sequence ATGCCTGACACCACCCCGCACCTGACGGTCCGCCCCCAGTGGACGGCCCTTTCGGACCACCGCGCGAAGCAGCGCCAGGTCCATCTGCGGGATCTGTTCACCACCGACCCGGACCGCGCCGCGCGCTACACGGTCGAGGTCGGCGACCTGCACATCGACTACTCCAAGCACCTGATCACGGACGAGACGCTCGCCCTGCTCCAGGAACTGGCCACCGCCACCGATGTGTTCGGGCAGCGCGACGCCATGTTCCGCGGCGAGAAGATCAACACGACGGAGGACCGGGCCGTGCTGCACACGGCGCTGCGGGCCCCACGCGATGCGGTGATCGAGGTCGACGGCGTCGATGTCGTCCCGCAGGTGCACGCCGTGCTGGACAAGATGGCCGCCTTCGCGGACAGGGTCCGTTCGGGCCAGTGGACGGGCCACACCGGCAAGCGCATCAAGAACGTCGTGAACATCGGCATCGGCGGTTCAGACCTGGGTCCGGCGATGGCGTACGAGGTGCTCCGCTCCTTCACGGACCGGGACCTGACGGTCCGATTCGTGTCGAACGTGGACGGTGCGGACCTGCACGAGGCCGTCCGGGATCTCGACCCGGCCGAGACGCTGTTCGTCATCGCGTCGAAGACGTTCACGACGATCGAGACGATCACCAACGCGACCTCCGCGCGCAGCTGGCTGCTCGACGCGCTCGGCGACGACTCCGCGGTCGCGAAGCACTTTGTCGCCCTGTCGACGAACGCCGAGAAGGTGGCCGACTTCGGCATCGACACGGCCAACATGTTCGAGTTCTGGGACTGGGTCGGCGGCCGCTACTCGTACGACTCGGCCATCGGCCTCTCGCTGATGATCGCGATCGGTCCGGACGCCTTCCGCGAGATGCTCGACGGCTTCCACCTCGTCGACGAGCACTTCCGCACCGCCCCCGCCGAGGCGAACGCCCCTCTTCTGATGGGCCTGTTGGGCATCTGGTACGGCAACTTCCACGGCGCCCAGTCGCACGCGGTCCTGCCGTACTCGCACTACCTGTCCAAGTTCACCGCGTACCTCCAGCAGCTCGACATGGAGTCCAACGGCAAGTCCGTGGACCGCGAGGGCCGCCCGGTGGACTGGCAGACGGGCCCCGTCGTCTGGGGCACCCCCGGCACCAACGGGCAGCACGCCTACTACCAGCTCATCCACCAGGGCACGAAGCTCATCCCGGCCGACCTGATCGGCTTCGCCCGCCCGGTCGGCGAGCTCACGGCTCAACTGGCGGACCAGCACGACCTGTTGATGGCCAACCTGTTCGCGCAGGGCCAGGCCCTCGCCTTCGGCAAGACCGCCGACGAAGTCCGAGCCGAAGGTGTCCCCGAGGCGCAGGTGCCGCATCGCACCTTCAAGGGCAACCACCCCACGACCACCGTCCTGGCGAAGGAACTCACCCCCTCCGTCCTGGGCCAGCTCATCGCCCTCTACGAGCACAAGGTGTTCGTCCAGGGCGCCGTCTGGAACATCGACTCCTTCGACCAGTGGGGCGTCGAACTCGGCAAGGTCCTCGCCAGGCGCGTCGAACCCGCCCTCACCCAAGACGCCGACGTCCCCGGCCTCGATGCCTCCACCCAGGCGCTCGTCGCCACCTACCGCACGCTCCGGAAGAAGTGA
- the gnd gene encoding phosphogluconate dehydrogenase (NAD(+)-dependent, decarboxylating), whose amino-acid sequence MQLGLIGLGKMGGNMRERIRRAGHTVIGYDRNPDLADVGSLAELVEQLEGPRVVWVMVPAGAATQSTIDELKELLSPGDIVVDGGNSRWTDDEKHAAELATKGIGFVDAGVSGGVWGLENGYALMVGGDKEHIARVQPVFDALKPEGDFGYVHAGKVGAGHFSKMVHNGIEYAMMQAYAEGWELLEKVDSVTDVREVFRSWQEGTVIRSWLLDLAVNALDDDEHLDKLRGFAADSGEGRWTVEAAIDNAVPLPAITASLFARFASRQDDSPQMKMIAALRNQFGGHAVETK is encoded by the coding sequence ATACAGCTCGGACTCATCGGCCTCGGCAAGATGGGCGGCAACATGCGTGAGCGCATCCGCCGCGCCGGCCACACCGTCATCGGCTACGACCGCAACCCCGACCTCGCCGACGTCGGCAGCCTCGCCGAGCTCGTCGAGCAGCTCGAGGGCCCGCGCGTGGTCTGGGTGATGGTCCCCGCGGGCGCCGCCACCCAGTCCACGATCGACGAGCTCAAGGAGCTGCTCTCGCCCGGCGACATCGTGGTGGACGGCGGCAACTCGCGCTGGACCGACGACGAGAAGCACGCCGCCGAGCTCGCCACCAAGGGCATCGGCTTCGTCGACGCCGGTGTCTCCGGCGGCGTCTGGGGCCTGGAGAACGGCTACGCCCTCATGGTCGGCGGCGACAAGGAGCACATAGCCCGCGTCCAGCCCGTCTTCGACGCCCTCAAGCCCGAAGGCGACTTCGGCTACGTCCACGCCGGCAAGGTCGGCGCCGGGCACTTCTCCAAGATGGTTCACAACGGCATCGAGTACGCCATGATGCAGGCCTATGCCGAGGGCTGGGAGCTCCTGGAGAAGGTCGACTCCGTCACCGACGTGCGTGAGGTCTTCCGCTCCTGGCAGGAGGGCACGGTCATCCGTTCCTGGCTGCTCGACCTGGCGGTCAACGCGCTGGACGACGACGAGCACCTGGACAAGCTGCGCGGCTTCGCCGCCGACTCCGGTGAGGGCCGCTGGACGGTCGAGGCGGCCATCGACAACGCGGTGCCGCTGCCCGCGATCACCGCTTCCCTCTTCGCGCGCTTCGCGTCGCGCCAGGACGACTCGCCGCAGATGAAGATGATCGCGGCCCTGCGTAACCAGTTCGGCGGCCACGCCGTCGAGACGAAGTAA
- a CDS encoding histidine phosphatase family protein, translated as MGDLLLVRHGETEWSLSGQHTSWTDKPLTQHGEEQAKSLAPLLAGRPYALVLTSPLGRAVRTADLAGLSGARPEPDLHEWHYGAYEGVTTREIHRTRPDWDLWTQGVPQGPEDGPGESPGAVGERADRVLARVAAALAEGDVVVVAHAHVLRVLTARRLGLAPADGRLFQLATGTVSRLSTEHGRPVIAEWNVRAPGHE; from the coding sequence ATGGGCGACCTCCTCCTGGTCCGCCACGGCGAAACGGAGTGGAGCCTGTCCGGACAGCACACCAGCTGGACGGACAAGCCCCTCACCCAGCACGGCGAGGAACAGGCCAAGTCCCTCGCCCCGCTCCTCGCCGGACGTCCGTACGCCCTCGTCCTCACCAGCCCGCTCGGCCGCGCGGTCCGCACCGCGGACCTCGCGGGCCTGAGCGGGGCCAGGCCCGAACCGGATCTCCACGAGTGGCACTACGGCGCCTACGAAGGCGTCACCACCCGCGAGATCCACCGCACCCGCCCCGACTGGGACCTGTGGACCCAGGGCGTCCCGCAAGGGCCCGAAGACGGGCCCGGCGAGTCCCCGGGGGCCGTGGGGGAGCGGGCCGACCGCGTCCTGGCCCGCGTGGCGGCCGCGCTCGCGGAGGGCGATGTGGTCGTCGTGGCCCACGCCCATGTCCTGCGCGTGCTCACGGCCCGCCGCCTGGGTCTCGCCCCGGCGGACGGCCGCCTCTTCCAGCTGGCGACCGGGACGGTGAGCCGCCTGTCGACGGAGCACGGGCGACCGGTGATCGCGGAGTGGAACGTGCGGGCACCCGGACACGAGTGA
- a CDS encoding carbohydrate binding domain-containing protein — MFSRRKRRSARPRLLALIGSAALAVAGAVALPTTAQAANVLSNAGFESGSTSPWTCSGGLGSVVSSPVHGGTKALSGAAGSSDNAKCSQTVSVQPNTAYTLSGWVRGNYVYLGVDGGASTWTQSPTAYSQLTVQFTTGASQTSATIYTQGWYAQGTYYADDISLDGPGGGGGDTQAPTAPTALKSTGKTSTSVSLSWTGASDNVGVTGYDIYSGGSNKLLTVSGTSATVSGLSPSTAYAFTVKAHDAAGNASAASNSVSVTTDQGSGGGTGFKQAAPYFYTGWGDPPSPATVMNATGVKWFTMAFILSSGGCNPAWDGQRALTGGQDQTAINAIRSAGGDVVPSIGGWSGNKLGPNCSTPEALAGAYQKVIDAYGLKAIDVDIENSDEFENEAVQDRILGALKIVKANNPGLRTILTFGTSTTGPTYYGNRLIEQSKALNADIDVFTIMPFDFGGGSDMYGNTVNAADGLKTKLKSVFGWDDTTAYGHIGISGMNGISDQQETTTPAIWTQVKDWSNSHHIARLAFWSVNRDRPCAGGGVAENCSGISQDNWQFTKITAGFTG, encoded by the coding sequence GTGTTCTCCAGACGCAAGAGACGCTCCGCGAGGCCCCGCCTCCTCGCCCTCATCGGATCCGCCGCACTCGCCGTGGCCGGCGCGGTCGCCCTCCCCACCACCGCTCAGGCCGCGAACGTACTGTCCAACGCGGGCTTCGAGAGCGGCAGCACGAGCCCGTGGACCTGCTCCGGCGGGCTCGGCTCGGTCGTTTCCAGCCCGGTCCACGGCGGCACCAAGGCCCTGTCGGGGGCGGCCGGCTCCAGCGACAACGCGAAGTGCAGCCAGACCGTCTCCGTCCAGCCGAACACCGCGTACACCCTCTCGGGCTGGGTGCGTGGCAACTACGTCTACCTCGGCGTGGACGGCGGGGCCTCGACCTGGACGCAGTCACCGACGGCCTACAGTCAGCTCACGGTGCAGTTCACGACCGGCGCCTCCCAGACCAGCGCCACCATCTACACCCAGGGCTGGTACGCGCAGGGCACCTACTACGCCGACGACATCAGCCTCGACGGGCCCGGCGGCGGGGGCGGCGACACCCAGGCGCCCACCGCCCCGACGGCGCTGAAATCCACCGGCAAGACCTCGACGAGCGTCTCCCTGTCCTGGACCGGGGCGAGCGACAACGTCGGCGTCACCGGCTACGACATCTACAGCGGCGGCAGCAACAAGCTCCTGACGGTCTCCGGCACGAGCGCCACCGTCAGCGGCCTCTCCCCGAGCACCGCGTACGCCTTCACGGTCAAGGCCCACGACGCGGCCGGCAATGCCTCGGCCGCCTCCAACTCGGTCTCCGTGACGACCGATCAGGGCTCCGGCGGCGGCACCGGATTCAAGCAGGCGGCCCCGTACTTCTACACCGGCTGGGGTGACCCGCCGAGCCCGGCCACGGTCATGAACGCGACCGGCGTCAAGTGGTTCACGATGGCGTTCATTCTCTCCTCCGGCGGCTGCAACCCCGCGTGGGACGGCCAGCGCGCCCTCACCGGCGGCCAGGACCAGACCGCGATCAACGCCATCCGCTCCGCGGGCGGCGACGTCGTCCCCTCCATCGGCGGCTGGAGCGGCAACAAGCTCGGCCCCAACTGCTCGACCCCCGAAGCCCTCGCGGGCGCCTACCAGAAGGTCATCGACGCGTACGGGCTCAAGGCCATCGACGTCGACATCGAGAACTCCGACGAGTTCGAGAACGAGGCCGTCCAGGACCGCATCCTGGGCGCCCTGAAGATCGTCAAGGCCAACAACCCGGGCCTGCGCACGATCCTCACCTTCGGCACCTCGACGACCGGACCGACGTACTACGGCAACCGCCTCATCGAGCAGTCCAAGGCCCTGAACGCGGACATCGACGTCTTCACGATCATGCCGTTCGACTTCGGCGGCGGTTCCGACATGTACGGCAACACCGTGAATGCCGCCGACGGCCTCAAGACCAAGCTCAAGTCGGTCTTCGGCTGGGACGACACGACGGCGTACGGGCACATCGGCATCTCCGGCATGAACGGCATCAGCGACCAGCAGGAGACCACGACGCCGGCGATCTGGACCCAGGTCAAGGACTGGTCCAACAGCCATCACATCGCACGCCTCGCCTTCTGGTCGGTCAACCGCGACCGGCCGTGCGCGGGCGGGGGAGTGGCGGAGAACTGCTCCGGCATCAGCCAGGACAACTGGCAGTTCACGAAGATCACCGCCGGATTCACCGGCTGA